The following proteins are co-located in the Malus sylvestris chromosome 13, drMalSylv7.2, whole genome shotgun sequence genome:
- the LOC126595119 gene encoding galactinol synthase 2-like, with protein MSPAETNGPKRAYVTFLAGNGDYWKGVVGLAKGLRKAKSAYPLVVAVLPDVPEDHLQILYSQGCIVHAIDPVYPPESQTQFAMAYYVINYSKLRIWEFVEYEKMIYLDGDIQVFENIDHLFDMPEGNFYAVMDCFCEKTWSESPQYKIGYCQQCPEKVQWPVELGSPPPRYFNAGMFVFEPCVLTCHDLLETLQVTPPSLFAEQDFLNMFFREVYSPIPPIYNLVLAMLWRHPENVDLDKVKVVHYCAAGSKPWRYTGNEQYMEREDIKMLVKKWWDIYDDPSLDYKNDDDVDDRVEKDDEHVKLPPFISRLSGTDVDEQISAPSAA; from the exons ATGTCCCCTGCAGAGACAAACGGTCCCAAGAGGGCCTATGTGACCTTTTTGGCTGGCAATGGAGACTATTGGAAAGGTGTGGTTGGCCTTGCCAAGGGCCTAAGGAAGGCCAAATCTGCATATCCTCTTGTGGTGGCTGTCCTGCCTGATGTTCCTGAGGACCACCTTCAGATTCTCTACTCTCAAGGATGCATTGTTCATGCAATTGACCCTGTGTACCCTCCTGAAAGCCAAACCCAATTTGCCATGGCTTATTATGTCATCAATTACTCCAAGCTTCGTATTTGGGAG TTTGTGGAGTATGAGAAGATGATATACTTGGATGGAGACATTCAAGTGTTTGAAAACATTGATCACCTTTTCGACATGCCCGAGGGCAATTTTTATGCTGTGATGGATTGCTTTTGTGAGAAGACATGGAGTGAATCTCCTCAGTACAAGATTGGGTACTGCCAGCAGTGCCCGGAGAAGGTGCAGTGGCCGGTCGAGTTGGGCTCACCACCACCACGTTACTTCAATGCCGGCATGTTTGTCTTTGAGCCTTGTGTTCTAACTTGCCATGATCTGCTAGAGACCCTCCAAGTCACCCCTCCTTCCTTGTTCGCCGAGCAG GACTTTCTGAACATGTTCTTCAGGGAGGTATACAGTCCTATCCCACCTATATACAATCTTGTTTTGGCTATGTTGTGGCGCCACCCTGAGAATGTCGACCTTGACAAAGTGAAGGTTGTTCACTATTGTGCTGCG GGATCAAAGCCATGGAGGTACACAGGAAATGAACAGTATATGGAGAGAGAGGACATCAAGATGCTGGTGAAGAAATGGTGGGACATTTATGATGACCCTTCACTGGATTACAAGAATGATGATGATGTGGATGATCGTGTGGAGAAGGATGACGAGCATGTAAAGCTTCCACCCTTTATTTCCAGATTATCTGGGACTGACGTTGATGAGCAAATAAGTGCACCTTCTGCAGCTTGA